ACAATGCCCAAGGATCAACGGCCACCGAGCAGGCAGGAACAACTCAGGGGTTTGTTCCCAGGAAGGTGGGGTGGACACTGtttcaagaaaaagggagaagtccCTGAAGGGGGCTGAGATAGAAAGCAAAGCCACACTCTGGAGCCAGGGGAGCAGGCAtgtttccttccttatttccccGAACTTCTCCTCTGTGCTCATTGCCACACTGACCTCCAGGGAGCTGTAGGCAGATGTTAAACGTGTGTCTCTGCTGATCTGAGCTCGGCGGTGCAGCAGGAACCTGCAACCTCCCTGAAGCATCGCCAGGGCCAGGGTGACCCCTGTCCATGGTGAGGACCCCACAGGGACCTGCCGATGGACCGGCTAAGGACGAAGGAGACCCAACGGGGAGGCTGTGAGAGGGAAAGACGTGCTCGGGTCACCCTCACCTGGAAGGGGCGTCTCAGGAAGACACCGGGTCTCTCATGGGAATGACAGCCAGGCTCCTGGGGAGGGGCAGTTCCCCTTCCTGTGGGGCCGCTGACGTGACAGTCCCGTAACGGGGAGGACCAGCCTCCCAGTGGACACACCCTCGGGTCTCCGTCCTGAGGGCACCGTGGTCTCCTCCATCTGCACCGCCTGAACCACAGGGACGAGACGCCATGACCCCCAGACTCACGGCCCTGCTCTGCCTCGGtgagatggaggagggggaggggaagccccagccagggagggacccctccccacagccaggCTGCTCTGTCAGGACACCCCAGGACTCAGGAGGCTCACGGGTAGGAGAGGCGCTGCTCAGGATTCAGGGCGAGCCTCTCACAGGGGTCTCTCTTCCAGGGCTGAGTGTGGGCCTGAGACCTCAGGTGCAGGCAGGTGAGTCTGTCCCCAGGTGTCCCAGCTCCCTCCTGATCATGGGGACAAGGGGCTACCCccaggcagtggggtggggaacaGCAGTTTTGAGCTGAAGGAAGGGGAGTCCGGGAGGTTGGGGGCAGAGAGCTGGGGACCTGGGGGTGAGGATGTCTTGTGACCCAGCCTCTGATGTCCTTCCAGGCACCCTCCCCAAACCCACCATCTGGGCTGAGCCAGGCTCTGTGATCCCCTGGGGGAGCCCCGTGACCATCTGGTGTCAGGGGACCCTGGGGGTCCGGGAGTTCTATCTGAATAAAGAGGGAAGCTCAGCTCCCTGGTACAGACAGCCCTCACCGGAGCCCGGGGACAAGGGCAAGTTCTCCATCTCACACATGACACAAGACTATGCAGGGAGATATCACTGTTACTATCACAGCCCCACTGGCCGGTTACAGAGCAGTGGCCCCCTGGAGCTGGTGGTGACAGGTGAGAGGACACTCGGGGGTCCCAGCATCGGGCTCTGCCCTCAGGAAGAGGGTCTGCTCTCAGGGGTGTGTCCCTCTCACAGCCCAGccctggaggaggaaaggggggtgTGAGCCCCATTTCAGAagctccctccttctctcctagGGGCCCACAGGAAACCCACCCTCTCAGCCCTGCCGAGCCCTGTGGTCACCTCGGGAGGGAACGTGACCCTCCAGTGTGGCTCATGGCAGCGACTGGACGGGTTCATTCTGACTAAGGAAGGAGAACCCAAGTCCTCCTGGACCCTGGATGCACAGCGAGACCCTCATGGGCGGACCCAGGGCCTGCTCCCCGTGGGTCACGTGACCCCCAGCCACAGGTGGATGTTCAGATGCCACGGCTTTTACAGGGACACCCCCCAGGTGTGGTCGGCCCCCAGTGACCCCCTGAAGCTCCTGGTCTCAGGTGAGGAGGTCCCACCCTGGCCTCACGTACTTCTTGAGGCACGAGACAGATTATTAGATGCTTTTCTCCCAGGATTGTCCCAGATaagagggtggggtgaggggggagcGGGTCGCACAGGACAGAGACACAGAGTGTGAGCGACAATGAGGCCTGGGGACCAGGATGGGAGAAGGGGCTTCATGGGAGGAACCAGCCCCTACAGCCCAGGGTTGGTCTTCCCCCAGGTGTGTCTGCGAAGCCCTCCCTCCTGACCCCGCAGGGCCCTGTCGTGGCCTCTGGACAGAGCCTGACCCTCCAGTGTCGCTCTGACGTCGGCTATGACAGATTCGCtctgtcccaggaagggagaCAGGCCCTCCCCCAGCGCCCTGGCCAGCAGCCCCAGGCTGGGCTCTCTCAGGCCGACTTCCCCCTGGGCCCGGTGACCAACACCCTCGCGGGCCGGTACAGATGCTACGGTGGACACAACCTCTCCTCCGAGTGGTCGGCCCCCAGTGACCCCCTGGACATCCTGGTGGCAGGTGAGGAGCCAGCGGGTCAGTCAGGGACCCAGACTCTGCACAGGCCCTGCCGGGGGAGCCCCAGCTGGTGATGCTGGGACCAGGCGTGAGGGGTCCCCAGGGAGGgagcgagagagacagagagagacgggggtgggcagggagagggagagactcggagaaaacagagacagacagagatgaGGGGCCTCAGGGAGGCCCTGCTGAGTCGCAGTTAGGAACCAGGGGGCGGGCAGCCCCTcaccccccttcctctctctagGGTGGTTACCTGACACGGCCTCCCTCTCGATGCAGCCGGGCCCCGTGGTGGCCTCAGGAGAGAACGTGACCCTGCTGTGTCAGTCAGGGAGCACAAAGGAAACTTTCCTTCTGTCCAAGGAGGGGGCAGCCCGGCCCCCACTGCGTCTTAGATCAAAGTACCGAGGTGGGCATTTCCAGGCCGAATTCTCCATGAATCCCGTGACCTCAGCCCACAATGGGACCTACAGGTGCTACAGCTCACTCAGCAGTCACCCCTACCTGCTGTCTCACGCCAGTGCCCCCCTGGAGCTTGCGGTTTCAGGTGAGGGACCCTGACCCTGTCCTCTCTGACTCAGTCAGCTCAGGGCTCTGTCCCCAGAAATGTCTGAGGTAGTAATGAATGAGGGGACACAGTGGGCCTCCAGAGAGGAGTCCCTGTGGAGGACTGGGCCTCGGATAACCATGGTGCCTTCCCCCCCCACCAGTGATGACTCTCCCTGACTGCCCCGTCCCCTCTCACCCCTGTGACCTGAGGCACATCCCTCACGGCAGGTCTGTGTCCACACGTTACACACCTTCATGCTCTGGCCCACTTTCAtgtaatatatttgtgtttttttaatttccacattgGCTGCTGTGTGCTATTGACCTCCATCCCTTCAGTCAGAAACAGAATGTCGTTTAAGTAACTGAATAAATGGGTCAACTTGGGGTCCTGTTTCGAACAGATAAATCCAAAACTCTTCCCTAAAAGTCCCTCTGGACCCCTCAAGCCCTTCTCTCCTCGTCAGATGACACCTGGTATAGTTTCTCCAGAAACACCATTAGTGTGAAGGAACACCGTGGCGTTTGAAGTGACAGTCAGCTGCTGTGCTGGTAAACGGGCTTAGGAATTTATCATTTTGTAAAAAGCCCAGATGTATGgcatttgtctctttcttcagtGTAAATCCtctcttcgggcttccctggtggctcagtggctgagagtccgcctgctgatgcaggggacacgggttcgtgccccggtccgggaagatcccacatgccgcgcagcggctgggcccgtgagccatggccgctgagcctgcgcgtccggagcctgtgctccgcaacgggagaggccgcaacagtgaggcctgtataccgcaaaaaaaaaaaaaatactctcttCGTGGCCAACCTCATGGTACGTGTATGAATGCGCTAAAGCAGAGTGGGGAAGTAATGCGTAGAATTGTCCTTCCCAAAGAACTGAGCCTGATCCAGCTGGAGCACAGCTCGGTGATGACCCCGATACACACAGATGTGTCCTTTACATAAAGCATCACGAGTAGATCATTTCCACTTCAGCTTTATGCCCTGGTTTCCATGAAATTATCCTAGTCCTAGGCCTTTGCATCCTAGTCCATCCCCATGAgaggcaaaagagaaaacaatggaaaTACCAGCTGTGGGAGAAAACACTGAGCACTTTAAGTCCCAATACATTACTGGCAGGTGTACTAACCGCCTCAGTCAATCTGGGGAGTAAATAAGAATTATCGGTTAAAAGGAGACACACAGCTCTGACCCACAGTTACATAACTTAGGGAAAAGGTGTACATAACCATGGGTATACATTCAGGAGAACTGTGACAGAGGGCTCGTTCATATTAGACAAAATCATAGAAACAAATCTCACCGAAAATGAATGGATTCTTATACATATGCAACCGAATTTTatgagacagaaaaatacacaaagttAAACGGCTACAATAATACAGATCAATTTTCAAGCCTGATGGTCAGTAAGTAAAGGAAAACTATAAGAGTGTACTTCATTACATCATATTCAAAAGCGGACAATGTGGGACCCaactaaacaaaataagaatctaaagaggaaaaataacaattgataccagagaaatacaaaaaatcatgagaatACTATAAACAATGCTTTGctaacaaactggacaacctagaagaaatggacacgtTTTAggaacatacagcccaccaaaactgaatcgaGAAGAAATAGTTAACTTTGAATAGACTGATCACTACGACTGAAATAGAATCTGAcatggacatatctacactaccaaatgtaacacagagagctagtgggaagcagccgcatagcacagggagatcagctcggtgctctgtgaccgcctggaggggtgggatagggagggtgggagggagacgcaagagggaggagatatggggatatatgtatatgcatagctgattcactttgttataaagcaattatactccaataaagatgttaaaacaacagaaagaaaaacctcCCTGCAAACAAACATCCAGGACTGGATGACCTCATGAGAGAATTCTGCCAAACGTAAAAAGAAGATCTTACACTGagccttctcaaacacttccaaaatactgaagaggaggaaacagtccCAAAGGCATTGTCTgaagccacaatcaccctgatacccaaaacgagacaaagacactggcaaaaaagaaaattacagaccaatatttctgatgaatatagatgcaaaaacgcttaacaaaatattagcaaaccaaatccaacaacacataaaaagaatcatacaccatgatcaagttggattcatggcagggtcacaaggatggttcaacatacacagatcaatcagtgtgatacaacgtatcaacaaaagaaaagacaaaacccatTCCGCACTAGGAACTCCAGCTGGAAGAGCCAGGTGCGAGGCCTCTGCACGTGGCcccctgtgagcaagtgaaaccagactaaacacaaaggaaaaagaaaaagccatcgCAGAGCCGTGACTGTTTTCAAGGCTactgtttttctctgtgaaaCACACTGCCTTTGGGGCAAAACAAGGAAGAAGCTGGTGATTCTCACGTGCAGCACAGAAGGAGAGCCACTGCAGGCCAGCCTCCCCAACCCTGACGGCACtccagccgtgtggctgacagggtcttggtgctccagccgggtgtcaggcctgagcctctgaggtgggagagctgagttcagagaccaccagagacctcctggccccatgaaatatcaatcggtgagagctctccaagagatctccgtCTCcacgctaagacacagctccactcaacgaccagcaagctacagtgctggacaccccatgccaaacaactagcaagacaggaacacaacctcacccattagcagagaggctgcctaacatcatactaagctcacagacgccccagaacacaccaccagacatggtcctgcccaccaggaagacaagatccagcctcatccaccagaacacaggcaccagtcccctctaccaggaagcctacacaagccacttaccaaccttacccactgggggcagacaccaaaaacaatgggaactatgaaccttcagcctgcaaaaaggagaccccaaacacagtaagttaagcaaaatgagaacacagagaaatacacagcagatgaaagagcaaggtaaaaacccaccagaccaaacaaatgaagaggaaataggcagtctacctgaaaaagaattcagagtactgatagtcaagatgatccaaatcttggaaatagaatggagaaaatacaagaaacgtttaacaaggatctagaagaactaaaaagcaaacaaacaatgataaacaacacaataaatgaaatttaaaattctctagaaggaatcaatagcagaataactgaggcagaagaatggataactgacctggaaaataaaatagtggaaataactactgcagagcagaataaagaaaaaagaatgaaaagaattgaggacagtctcagagacctctgggacaacattaaatgtaccaacattcaaattataggaatCCCAGTAGAAGAAgcgaaaaagaaagggactgagaaaatatgtgaagagattatagttgaaaacttccctaatatgggaaaggaaatagtcaatcaagtccaggaagcacagagagtcccatacaggataaatccaaggagaatcatgccaagacacgtatttttcaaactatcaaaaattaaatacaaggaaaaatactaaaagcagcaatggaaaagcaacaaataacatacaagggaatccccataaggtgaacagctgatctttcagcagaaactctgcaggccagaagggagtggcaggacatatttaaagtgatgaaagggaaaaacttacaaccaagattactctacccagcaaggatctcattcagattcaacagagaaattaaaacctttacagacaagcaaaagctaagagaattcagcaccaccaaaccagcttcacaacaaatgctaaaggaacttttataggcaggaaacacaagagaaggaaaagacctataataacaaacccaaaacaatttagaaaatggtaataggaacatacatatcgaaaattaccttaaatgtaaatggattaaatgctccaaccaaaagacacagactggctgaatggatacaaaaacaagacccatatatgctgtctacaagagacccacttcagacctagggacacatacagatgaaagtgaggggatggaaaaagatattccatgaaaatggaaatcaaaagaaagctggagtagcaattctcatatcagacaaaacagactctaaaacaaagactattacaagagacaaagaaggacactacataatgatcaacggatcaatccaagaagaagatataacaattataaatacttatgcacccaacacaggagcacctcaatacataaggcaaacattaacagccataaaaggggaaagcgacaataacacaataatagcaggggactttaacaccccacttttgccaacggacagatcaaccaaaatgaaaataaataaggaaacacaagctttaaatgatacattaaacaagatggacttaattgatatttataggacattccatccaaaaacaacagaatacactttcttctcaagtgctcatggaacattctccaggatagatcatatcttgggtcacaaatcaagccttggtaaatttaagaaaactgaaattgtatcaagtatcttttccgaccacaacgctatgagactagaattagaaatgaaaaggagaagtaacaactgacaccacagaaatacaaaggatcatgagagattactacaagcaactccatgccaataaaatggacaacctggaagaaatggacaatttcttataaaagcacaaccttccgagactgaaccaggaagagacagaaaatataaacagatcaatcacaggcattgaaattgaaactgtgatttaaaatcttccaataaacaaaagcccaggaccagatggattcaaaggcaaattctatcaagcatttagagaagacccaacacctatccttctcaaactcttccaaaatatagcagagggaggaacaatcccaaactcattctatgaggccaccataaccctgatgttacaaaaaaagaaaactacagaccaatatcattgatgaacatagatgcaaaaatcctcaacacaatactagcaaacagaatccaacagcacatttaaaggatcattcaccacgatcaagtggggtttatcccaggaatgcaaggattcttcaatatacgcaaatcaatcaatatgatatacgatattaacaaattgaaggataaacaccatatgataaactcaataaatacagaaaaagcttctgacaaa
Above is a window of Phocoena sinus isolate mPhoSin1 chromosome 19, mPhoSin1.pri, whole genome shotgun sequence DNA encoding:
- the LOC116743807 gene encoding leukocyte immunoglobulin-like receptor subfamily A member 6 isoform X1, with translation MTPRLTALLCLGVSLPGLSVGLRPQVQAGTLPKPTIWAEPGSVIPWGSPVTIWCQGTLGVREFYLNKEGSSAPWYRQPSPEPGDKGKFSISHMTQDYAGRYHCYYHSPTGRLQSSGPLELVVTGAHRKPTLSALPSPVVTSGGNVTLQCGSWQRLDGFILTKEGEPKSSWTLDAQRDPHGRTQGLLPVGHVTPSHRWMFRCHGFYRDTPQVWSAPSDPLKLLVSGVSAKPSLLTPQGPVVASGQSLTLQCRSDVGYDRFALSQEGRQALPQRPGQQPQAGLSQADFPLGPVTNTLAGRYRCYGGHNLSSEWSAPSDPLDILVAGWLPDTASLSMQPGPVVASGENVTLLCQSGSTKETFLLSKEGAARPPLRLRSKYRGGHFQAEFSMNPVTSAHNGTYRCYSSLSSHPYLLSHASAPLELAVSGEGP
- the LOC116743807 gene encoding leukocyte immunoglobulin-like receptor subfamily A member 6 isoform X3 — translated: MTPRLTALLCLGVSLPGLSVGLRPQVQAGTLPKPTIWAEPGSVIPWGSPVTIWCQGTLGVREFYLNKEGSSAPWYRQPSPEPGDKGKFSISHMTQDYAGRYHCYYHSPTGRLQSSGPLELVVTGAHRKPTLSALPSPVVTSGGNVTLQCGSWQRLDGFILTKEGEPKSSWTLDAQRDPHGRTQGLLPVGHVTPSHRWMFRCHGFYRDTPQVWSAPSDPLKLLVSGVSAKPSLLTPQGPVVASGQSLTLQCRSDVGYDRFALSQEGRQALPQRPGQQPQAGLSQADFPLGPVTNTLAGRYRCYGGHNLSSEWSAPSDPLDILVAAGPRGGLRRERDPAVSVREHKGNFPSVQGGGSPAPTAS
- the LOC116743807 gene encoding leukocyte immunoglobulin-like receptor subfamily A member 6 isoform X2, which codes for MTPRLTALLCLGLSVGLRPQVQAGTLPKPTIWAEPGSVIPWGSPVTIWCQGTLGVREFYLNKEGSSAPWYRQPSPEPGDKGKFSISHMTQDYAGRYHCYYHSPTGRLQSSGPLELVVTGAHRKPTLSALPSPVVTSGGNVTLQCGSWQRLDGFILTKEGEPKSSWTLDAQRDPHGRTQGLLPVGHVTPSHRWMFRCHGFYRDTPQVWSAPSDPLKLLVSGVSAKPSLLTPQGPVVASGQSLTLQCRSDVGYDRFALSQEGRQALPQRPGQQPQAGLSQADFPLGPVTNTLAGRYRCYGGHNLSSEWSAPSDPLDILVAGWLPDTASLSMQPGPVVASGENVTLLCQSGSTKETFLLSKEGAARPPLRLRSKYRGGHFQAEFSMNPVTSAHNGTYRCYSSLSSHPYLLSHASAPLELAVSGEGP